A single region of the Acanthopagrus latus isolate v.2019 chromosome 11, fAcaLat1.1, whole genome shotgun sequence genome encodes:
- the ppp1r2 gene encoding protein phosphatase inhibitor 2: MAAPRPIKGILKNKNSGTNVKSLPDDVQAEIPEQAPGLSEDDQQKKSQKWDEMNILATYHPADKDYGLMKIDEPSTPYNRMVGDDEDEGALSDSEGHSGLAADDLASKLVAAEGTEPRFMKEEEEEEEEEESSEEEEEELSPEEQAKKKHFQMMRKMHYNEGMNIKLARQLIASELEDDDEDADEEMRDDTEEAREDAEEISVDPPQEAESLDS, translated from the exons ATGGCAGCTCCCCGGCCGATAAAAGGCATcctgaaaaacaagaacagcGGGACAAATGTCAAATCTCTGCCCGACGACGTGCAGGCAGAGATCCCCGAACAAGCCCCTGGACTCTCGGAGGATGACCAACA GAAGAAATCCCAGAAATGGGATGAGATGAACATCCTGGCCACGTACCATCCGGCTGACAAAGACTATGGCCTGATGAAGATAGACGAACCCAGCACACCTTACAACAG GATGGTGGGGGACGACGAAGACGAGGGGGCGCTGAGTGACTCGGAAGGCCACAGTGGACTCGCAGCCGATGACCTGGCATCAAA gCTGGTGGCGGCAGAGGGCACAGAGCCTCGCTTcatgaaggaggaagaagaagaagaagaagaagaagagagcagcgaggaggaggaagaggagctcagTCCTGAAGAACAAG CCAAAAAGAAGCATTTTCAGATGATGAGGAAGATGCACTACAACGAGGGCATGAACATCAAACTGGCTCGCCAGCTCATCGCCAGCGAGCtagaagatgatgatgaagacgcGGACGAAGAGATGAGGGACGACACAGAAGAGGCGAGGGAGGACGCGGAGGAGATCAGTGTTGACCCACCACAGGAAG CTGAATCTCTGGACTCCTAG